Sequence from the Aromatoleum petrolei genome:
CGAGCTCGCGCGCGACGGCATCGACGTCGAGGTCGTCGACCTGCGCGTGCTGCGCCCGCTCGATACGGAGACCATCGAGGAGTCGGTGAGCCGCACGCACCGCGCGCTGATCGTCGACGAGGGCTGGCGCAGCGGCAGCCTGGCCGCGGAGGTGATGGCGCGCATTGTTGAGGACTGCTTCTACGACCTCGATGCGCCACCGGTGCGCGTGTGCAGCGAGGAGGTGCCGATCCCCTACGCGAAGCACATGGAAGACGCGGCGCTGCCGCAGCCGGCGAAGATCGTCGCGGCGGTGAGGGAGATGCTCAATGTTTGACTTCACGCTGCCCTCCCTCGGCGCCGACATGGACGAGGGCAAGCTCATCGAATGGAAGGTGAAGCCCGGCGACACGGTGCACAAGGGTCAGGTCGTCGCGATCGTCGATACCTCGAAGGCGGCGGTCGACGTGGAGATCTGGCAGGACGGCGTCGTGCATGAACTGCTGGTCGAGGCGGGGGAGCGGATTCCCGTCGGCACGGCGTTGGCGACCCTGCTCGAACCCGGCGAAAAGGCACCGCCGAAGGGGGCGCCGTCGAAGGGCGCGCGGGCAGGCGGGAAGGAAGCGAGGCGTGCGGCCGGGGGCGCTGCGGCCGTGGGAGAAGGACGGCCACTGGCCGCCGCTGCGGCCGTTCACGCAGAAGGCGCCCGCCTGCGCATCTCGCCGGCTGCGCGCAAGCGTGCCGACGCGCTCGGGGTGGATATCGCGCGCCTCACGGGCTCCGGCCCCGGTGGCGCGGTGACGCTGGCCGATGTCGAGGCCGCCGCGCAGCCCGGCGCGCCGAAGGCCGTCGAAGCCATTCCGGCGGCACATCCCGAAGCCGACAGGAACGCCGAGATGCGCCGCGCAATCGCCGCGGCGATGAGCCGCTCGAAGCGCGAGATCCCGCATTACTACCTCGTCGAGACGATCCCGATGGCGCGCGCGCAGCGGTGGCTCGCACAGGCGAACGAGGGGCGGCCGATCACCGCGCGTCTGCTGATGGCGGTGCTGCAACTGAAGGCCGTCGCCGCGGCGCTCGCGCAGTATCCCGACCTGAACGGCATCTTCCGCGACGGCTGTTTCGAGCCGGTGCAGGCCGCGCACATCGGCGTCGCGATCTCGCTGCGCCAAGGCGGGCTGATCGCCCCCGCGCTGCACGACGTCGGCAGCAAGCCGCTCGACCAGCTGATGCGCGAGCTCGCCGATCTCGTGAAGCGCACGCGCGCCGGTTCGCTGCGCAGCTCAGAGATGTCGGACCCGACGATCACCGTGACGAATCTCGGCGATCAGGGCGTGGAAGCCGTGATGGGTGTGATCTACCCGCCGCAGGTCGCGCTCGTCGGCTTCGGCCGCATCATGGAGCGGCCGTGGGTTGAGGACGGCGCGCTGCTCGCGCTGCCGACCGTCGTCGCGAGCCTCGCGGCGGATCACCGCGTCTCGGACGGGCACCGCGGGGCGCTGTTCCTCGCGGAACTGCGCGAGCGACTGCAACGGCCCGAGGAGTTGTGACCGGGAAGGGCGACAGGGACAAACAAGGGGAAGGCGATGGCCGAGAAATATCCCGAACTGCGCGCGAATGTGATCGCGATCCTGCGTGGCATCGCGCCCGAGGTCGAGGCGGACGAGTTGCGCGACGACCGGCCGCTGCGCCAGCAGGTCGACCTCGATTCGATGGACTGGCTCAACTTCCTGATCGGGATCAGCGAGCAGCTGAAGGTGAGCATCCCCGAGGCGGACTACGGCCGCCTCGTGACGCTGGGGAATCTGCTCGACTACCTGCGCGCGAAGCTCGGCTAGCGGGGCTCACATCGCCCCCGCGCCCCCACGCGCTCAGACGCCCGGTTGCTGCATGATCACCACCTGCGCCGGCATCGGCGCGGGGAAACCGGCTGCCGCAAGAGTCTCGCGGATGACGCGGTTGCCGTCGAAATACACCTGCCAGTAGTGGTCGTTGTGGCAGAAGGGGCGCACGGCGAGCACCGGGCCGACGAGGTTGAATTCGAGGATGTCGACTTCCGGCGCGGGGTCGGCGAGTACGTTCGGTACCGCGAGCAGCTTTTCGCGCAGCAATTGCATCGCGGTGAGGTGGTCGGCGCTGCCCGCGAGCTGGCATTTCAGC
This genomic interval carries:
- a CDS encoding acyl carrier protein, encoding MAEKYPELRANVIAILRGIAPEVEADELRDDRPLRQQVDLDSMDWLNFLIGISEQLKVSIPEADYGRLVTLGNLLDYLRAKLG
- a CDS encoding dihydrolipoamide acetyltransferase family protein, translating into MFDFTLPSLGADMDEGKLIEWKVKPGDTVHKGQVVAIVDTSKAAVDVEIWQDGVVHELLVEAGERIPVGTALATLLEPGEKAPPKGAPSKGARAGGKEARRAAGGAAAVGEGRPLAAAAAVHAEGARLRISPAARKRADALGVDIARLTGSGPGGAVTLADVEAAAQPGAPKAVEAIPAAHPEADRNAEMRRAIAAAMSRSKREIPHYYLVETIPMARAQRWLAQANEGRPITARLLMAVLQLKAVAAALAQYPDLNGIFRDGCFEPVQAAHIGVAISLRQGGLIAPALHDVGSKPLDQLMRELADLVKRTRAGSLRSSEMSDPTITVTNLGDQGVEAVMGVIYPPQVALVGFGRIMERPWVEDGALLALPTVVASLAADHRVSDGHRGALFLAELRERLQRPEEL